From a region of the Bradyrhizobium diazoefficiens genome:
- the panC gene encoding pantoate--beta-alanine ligase, translating to MQTITTVADLRRALSNARRAGKRVGFVPTMGYLHDGHLALVGASRVQSDVTVVSIFVNPTQFGPNEDLSTYPRDFTRDEKLCRQADVAIVFAPDASEVYTAQFETFVEPGDLANPLCGAFRPGHFRGVATVVCKLFNMVQPDVTFFGQKDFQQCAVVRHMALDLNLPIEIVTVPTVREADGLAMSSRNRYLSEQERRRALAISRGLFAAADKFRSGERDVKKLVAFAKRHLDEVDRLQYLELVDHDTLKAAESPLRRPAALCAAAYVGSTRLIDNVILA from the coding sequence ATGCAGACAATCACGACAGTCGCGGACCTTCGCCGCGCTCTTTCAAACGCGCGCCGGGCCGGTAAACGCGTCGGATTCGTGCCGACCATGGGCTATCTGCACGACGGCCACTTGGCGCTGGTCGGGGCAAGCCGAGTGCAATCTGACGTTACAGTTGTCAGCATCTTCGTGAATCCCACTCAATTTGGACCGAATGAGGATCTCAGCACCTATCCGCGCGACTTTACGCGCGACGAGAAGCTGTGCCGCCAGGCCGATGTTGCCATCGTCTTCGCCCCGGATGCGAGCGAAGTCTATACGGCTCAATTTGAGACCTTCGTCGAGCCGGGCGATCTGGCAAACCCACTCTGCGGAGCGTTCAGGCCCGGGCACTTTCGCGGTGTCGCGACGGTCGTCTGCAAACTGTTCAATATGGTGCAGCCGGATGTCACGTTTTTCGGACAGAAGGACTTTCAACAATGCGCGGTCGTGCGTCACATGGCACTTGATCTCAATCTTCCGATCGAGATCGTGACCGTGCCGACAGTCCGGGAAGCGGACGGGCTCGCGATGAGCAGTCGCAACCGCTACCTCAGCGAGCAAGAACGTCGCCGGGCTCTTGCCATCAGCCGTGGACTGTTCGCCGCAGCGGACAAGTTTCGCTCAGGAGAACGCGATGTCAAAAAGTTGGTTGCATTCGCCAAAAGGCATTTGGATGAGGTCGATCGGTTGCAATACCTTGAGCTTGTCGACCACGATACGCTCAAGGCCGCCGAGAGTCCGCTACGCCGCCCGGCGGCACTGTGTGCCGCAGCCTACGTAGGCTCGACGCGACTGATCGACAATGTGATACTGGCGTGA
- the panB gene encoding 3-methyl-2-oxobutanoate hydroxymethyltransferase — protein sequence MSHISEQPVERVTIPVLQRCKEEGRRIVMTTAYDAVTARIADPIVDVLLIGDSVGNVCLGFDNTLPVSMAMMNHHLEAVARARTRALLVADMPFLSFHLSIEETIRNAGGFLQRGAAAVKLEGGAKRIEMVRALVDCEIPVMGHLGLTPQSVNVMGGFKVQGRKADDALRLLDDAHRLQEAGCFALVLEGVPAELAARATEFLTIPTIGIGAGPSCAGQVLVFHDVLGLTEGHRPKFVRAYAEGFQLLQEALSRWAADVRSGVFPGLQESYPLPQGLGETIANWAPN from the coding sequence ATGAGCCACATTTCAGAGCAGCCTGTTGAACGCGTCACGATTCCAGTTCTGCAGCGATGCAAGGAGGAGGGGCGCCGTATCGTCATGACCACCGCTTACGACGCGGTCACGGCGCGTATTGCCGATCCCATCGTCGATGTCCTCCTCATCGGGGACAGTGTTGGCAATGTCTGCCTCGGATTCGACAACACGCTGCCGGTCAGTATGGCGATGATGAACCATCACCTGGAAGCCGTTGCGCGCGCAAGAACGCGTGCCCTGCTCGTGGCCGATATGCCCTTTCTTAGTTTTCACCTCAGCATCGAGGAGACGATCCGCAATGCCGGAGGCTTTCTGCAGCGGGGCGCGGCAGCGGTTAAGCTGGAAGGCGGAGCCAAGCGCATCGAAATGGTTCGCGCCTTGGTCGATTGCGAAATTCCCGTGATGGGTCATCTCGGCCTCACCCCGCAGAGCGTCAATGTCATGGGTGGCTTCAAGGTGCAGGGCCGGAAGGCCGATGATGCTTTACGTCTGCTCGACGACGCCCATCGTCTCCAGGAGGCCGGATGCTTCGCTCTGGTGCTGGAGGGCGTCCCGGCAGAGCTCGCTGCGCGCGCGACCGAGTTCCTGACCATACCGACCATTGGAATCGGTGCAGGTCCCAGTTGCGCGGGCCAGGTGCTCGTGTTCCACGATGTGCTGGGATTGACCGAGGGGCACCGGCCTAAATTCGTTCGCGCCTATGCAGAGGGGTTTCAGCTGTTGCAGGAGGCGCTATCGCGCTGGGCCGCAGATGTCCGCAGCGGTGTATTCCCGGGACTGCAGGAGTCCTATCCGCTTCCCCAAGGTCTTGGCGAAACGATCGCGAATTGGGCCCCCAACTAG
- a CDS encoding adenosylmethionine--8-amino-7-oxononanoate transaminase encodes MMPKKKSSIWHPFTQHAFQDEMTKVLRGDGAYLYTADGRRIIDAISSWWVVTHGHCHPYIVSAIQQQASKLNQIIFAGYTHDPAEEVAAQLLKLAPRGLDHVFFSDSGSASVEVALKMALGYWHNIGEQRIRIVVMQNSYHGDTVGAMSVGARGVFNAAYGSLLFDVTAIPFPAAGHEQATLDALEAACRDEIPAAFIVEPLILGAGGMLMYPTWVLREMKRICEAFDVLFIADEVMTGWGRTGTLFACEQADVTPDIACYSKGLTGGALPLAVTLCRAGIFDAHYSKDRTRTFFHSSSYTANPVACAAAKANLDLWQDQEPRQRLASVATMQEHAIAPFRADPRFANVRRTGTITALDLKTSDPGYLASIGPKLQAFFEGQNLLLRPLGNTIYVMPPYCVTAADLDQIYAGIRDAADVLA; translated from the coding sequence ATGATGCCAAAGAAGAAGTCATCGATCTGGCATCCCTTCACCCAGCACGCGTTTCAAGATGAGATGACAAAGGTTCTGCGTGGTGACGGTGCTTATCTCTACACTGCGGATGGTCGCCGCATCATAGATGCAATCTCATCCTGGTGGGTCGTGACCCACGGCCATTGCCATCCGTATATTGTGAGCGCGATTCAGCAACAGGCAAGCAAGCTCAACCAGATTATCTTTGCCGGCTACACCCACGATCCGGCCGAGGAGGTTGCGGCGCAACTTCTGAAGCTTGCACCCCGTGGCCTCGACCATGTGTTCTTCTCCGACAGTGGCTCCGCGAGCGTGGAAGTAGCCTTGAAAATGGCCCTCGGCTATTGGCACAATATCGGCGAGCAGCGAATACGCATCGTCGTGATGCAAAACTCCTATCATGGCGACACGGTTGGAGCGATGTCGGTGGGTGCCAGAGGTGTGTTCAACGCCGCATACGGGTCGCTCCTGTTCGACGTTACGGCAATCCCGTTCCCTGCGGCAGGCCATGAGCAGGCGACGCTCGATGCGCTTGAGGCTGCATGCCGAGACGAAATTCCGGCCGCCTTTATTGTGGAGCCTCTGATTTTGGGGGCAGGCGGAATGTTGATGTACCCCACCTGGGTGCTAAGAGAGATGAAGCGGATCTGCGAGGCCTTTGACGTCCTGTTCATTGCCGACGAGGTCATGACGGGTTGGGGCCGTACAGGAACACTATTCGCCTGCGAGCAGGCCGACGTCACGCCCGATATCGCCTGCTATTCGAAAGGCCTCACCGGCGGGGCGCTCCCCCTTGCAGTGACGCTCTGCCGCGCGGGTATATTCGACGCGCATTACTCGAAGGATCGTACGCGTACGTTCTTTCATTCGAGTTCATATACCGCAAATCCAGTGGCCTGCGCCGCCGCAAAAGCGAATCTGGATCTCTGGCAAGATCAGGAGCCTCGCCAGCGCCTTGCGTCGGTCGCCACGATGCAAGAGCATGCAATAGCGCCATTCCGAGCCGACCCGCGCTTTGCAAACGTTCGTCGGACCGGCACCATCACAGCGCTCGATCTGAAAACCAGCGATCCGGGCTATCTGGCAAGCATCGGTCCGAAGCTTCAGGCCTTCTTTGAGGGCCAAAATCTGTTGCTGCGTCCACTCGGCAATACGATCTACGTGATGCCGCCTTATTGCGTCACGGCTGCAGATCTTGATCAAATCTACGCCGGTATCAGGGATGCTGCCGATGTGCTGGCTTGA
- the bioD gene encoding dethiobiotin synthase, which yields MSQRIVVTGTDTGIGKTVFSAGLAELLGANYWKPIQAGLEGETDTHVVARLGGLSPDRIVPELYRLHTPASPHYSAEIDGVRIEAESFDVPDTGERPLVIEGAGGLMVPLNGGTLYIDVFERWRLPVVICASTALGTINHSLLSIEALRKREIRILGIAFIGERNAETESAICEISRVRWLGRLPWLSPLTADALRTAFKSSFLPDDFKA from the coding sequence ATGAGCCAGCGGATCGTGGTGACGGGCACCGATACCGGGATCGGAAAAACGGTCTTTTCCGCTGGGCTCGCCGAGCTTCTCGGCGCGAACTACTGGAAACCAATTCAGGCCGGCCTCGAGGGAGAGACCGATACCCATGTCGTCGCGCGGCTGGGCGGTCTTTCACCCGATCGCATCGTGCCGGAGCTTTATCGTCTTCATACGCCCGCCTCGCCGCATTATTCCGCTGAAATCGACGGAGTCCGCATCGAAGCGGAGTCGTTCGATGTGCCGGACACCGGCGAACGTCCGCTCGTGATCGAGGGCGCCGGCGGCCTGATGGTGCCGCTGAATGGCGGCACACTTTACATTGACGTCTTCGAGCGATGGCGCCTTCCCGTCGTGATTTGCGCGAGCACAGCTCTCGGAACGATCAATCACTCGCTGCTGTCGATTGAGGCTCTGCGAAAACGCGAGATCCGCATTCTTGGGATTGCCTTCATAGGCGAAAGAAATGCCGAGACTGAGTCCGCAATTTGCGAGATCAGCCGGGTGCGTTGGTTGGGGCGATTGCCCTGGCTTTCTCCCCTCACGGCAGACGCGCTGCGGACCGCATTCAAATCCTCATTCCTCCCCGATGATTTCAAGGCATGA
- a CDS encoding 8-amino-7-oxononanoate synthase — protein sequence MNSVHAFKVADYVAALHALKEDDRLRRLQSRAGIDFVSNDYLALASAPRMKKAVSAAIEAGTPIGAGGSRLLRGNCEEHERLEAEAAQFFRAEAALFFGGGYVANFSVLTTLPQRGDLLVLDALVHASIHEGARAGRADFRISAHNDPQSVESTIRDWRTQGGMGRVWIVVESLYSMDGDFAPLEDLIVIAERHEAFLMVDEAHATGVYGEQGRGLAASYEGRENLVIIHTCGKALGAAGALVTASTAMRDFMVNRCRPFIFATAPSPLMAVAVREALSILQQEPERRQRLAELVAFTHREIGVRGGRNASLSQIVPYIVGDNARAMRLASRLQARGFDIRGIRPPTVPAGTARLRISLTLNVVEDDVRAMLDALFEETRGEAR from the coding sequence ATGAACTCAGTCCATGCGTTCAAAGTTGCCGATTATGTCGCGGCCTTGCATGCGCTGAAAGAAGACGACCGGCTGCGCCGCCTCCAGTCGCGCGCGGGCATCGATTTCGTATCGAACGATTATCTTGCGCTGGCGAGCGCGCCGCGCATGAAAAAGGCTGTCTCCGCCGCGATTGAGGCCGGCACACCGATCGGAGCCGGCGGGTCGCGGCTTCTGCGCGGCAATTGCGAGGAGCACGAGCGGCTCGAAGCGGAAGCCGCTCAGTTCTTCAGGGCGGAGGCGGCGCTTTTCTTTGGTGGCGGTTATGTCGCAAATTTTTCGGTCCTGACGACCTTGCCGCAGCGGGGCGATCTGCTGGTTCTCGACGCTCTCGTGCACGCGAGCATCCATGAAGGCGCGCGAGCTGGGCGGGCCGACTTTCGGATAAGCGCCCATAACGATCCTCAGTCGGTCGAAAGCACGATCCGTGACTGGCGTACCCAGGGCGGAATGGGCCGCGTCTGGATCGTGGTCGAAAGTCTCTACAGCATGGACGGCGACTTCGCCCCGCTTGAGGACCTCATCGTGATTGCGGAGCGGCACGAAGCGTTCCTGATGGTAGACGAGGCGCATGCCACAGGCGTCTACGGCGAGCAGGGTCGGGGACTCGCCGCATCCTATGAGGGGCGCGAAAATCTGGTGATCATTCACACCTGCGGCAAGGCGCTGGGCGCTGCAGGCGCGCTCGTCACAGCCTCCACCGCGATGCGCGACTTCATGGTCAATCGCTGCCGTCCGTTTATCTTCGCGACCGCGCCCTCACCGTTGATGGCCGTCGCCGTCCGGGAGGCACTGTCAATCCTGCAGCAGGAACCCGAGCGGCGGCAACGTCTGGCCGAGCTGGTCGCGTTCACACATCGGGAGATCGGTGTGCGCGGTGGGCGAAATGCTTCGCTCTCGCAGATCGTACCGTACATCGTCGGCGACAACGCACGTGCGATGCGGCTCGCATCGAGACTGCAGGCTCGCGGGTTCGATATCCGCGGGATCCGTCCACCAACCGTGCCGGCGGGCACGGCCCGTTTGCGAATTTCGCTGACCCTCAACGTGGTGGAGGATGACGTCCGTGCAATGCTCGATGCGCTGTTCGAGGAAACGCGGGGTGAAGCCCGATGA
- the panD gene encoding aspartate 1-decarboxylase has product MQITLMKGKIHRASVTEADLHYEGSISIDRALLDAAGLLINERVEIYNIDTGARFATYVIEAPLGSGIIGLNGAAARLAMPGDKIIIVAYACFDEAEAKTFRPRVVRVDKENRILQG; this is encoded by the coding sequence ATGCAGATTACGTTGATGAAAGGCAAGATCCATCGCGCCTCCGTGACTGAGGCCGACCTGCACTATGAAGGCTCGATTTCGATTGATCGCGCGTTGTTGGACGCAGCGGGACTCTTGATCAACGAACGCGTCGAAATCTACAACATCGACACCGGAGCACGCTTTGCCACCTATGTGATCGAGGCACCCCTGGGGTCCGGCATCATAGGCCTGAACGGTGCGGCCGCCCGACTTGCGATGCCTGGAGATAAGATCATCATCGTTGCGTATGCCTGCTTTGATGAGGCGGAAGCAAAAACGTTCCGGCCGCGCGTTGTGCGGGTCGACAAAGAAAACCGCATCCTACAAGGATGA
- the bioB gene encoding biotin synthase BioB: MVAAVEVEQSDSAPVRSNWERAEVEALYGLAFADLMFQAQSVHRATFDPNHVETASLLSVKTGGCPEDCGYCSQSAHYDTGLKATRLMDRADVVATAQRAKNAGATRFCMAAAWRSPKDRDLDQICDMVNAVKGLGMQTCVTLGMLTPKQAARLSAAGLDFYNHNVDTSPAFYGKIITTRTLHDRIDTLGHVREAGIKVCCGGIIGMGERVEDRLSMLVLLANLPNHPESVPINLWNKVRGVPVNDTADHVDPIALVRLVATARIMMPKSVVRLSAGRQCMTDELQALCFLAGANSIFIGDVLLTTKNPERERDANLLHRLGILSGLTQVKQGSDHASRKLKCK, from the coding sequence ATGGTTGCCGCTGTGGAAGTTGAACAAAGCGACAGCGCGCCGGTCCGCAGCAACTGGGAACGTGCCGAGGTCGAAGCGCTCTATGGCCTGGCGTTCGCCGACCTGATGTTTCAGGCTCAGAGCGTTCATCGCGCCACCTTCGATCCAAACCACGTCGAGACCGCAAGCCTGCTCAGCGTCAAGACCGGCGGCTGTCCGGAGGACTGCGGCTACTGCTCGCAGAGCGCCCATTACGACACCGGCCTGAAAGCCACCCGCCTGATGGATCGCGCCGATGTGGTCGCCACCGCGCAGCGCGCCAAGAACGCCGGCGCGACGCGCTTCTGCATGGCCGCGGCCTGGCGTAGTCCAAAAGATCGCGATCTCGATCAGATCTGCGACATGGTCAACGCGGTCAAAGGTCTTGGCATGCAAACCTGCGTCACGCTCGGTATGCTGACGCCGAAGCAGGCTGCACGGCTCTCCGCGGCTGGGCTCGACTTCTACAATCACAACGTCGACACCTCGCCGGCCTTCTACGGCAAGATCATCACCACACGCACCTTGCACGACCGCATCGACACGCTTGGACATGTGCGCGAAGCCGGCATCAAGGTCTGCTGCGGCGGAATCATCGGCATGGGCGAGCGGGTCGAAGACCGCCTTTCCATGCTTGTCCTGCTCGCCAATCTCCCCAACCATCCGGAAAGCGTGCCGATCAACCTTTGGAATAAGGTCAGAGGCGTGCCGGTCAATGACACCGCAGACCATGTCGATCCGATCGCGTTGGTGCGCCTGGTCGCAACCGCCCGCATCATGATGCCGAAGAGCGTGGTGCGGCTGTCCGCCGGACGGCAGTGTATGACGGATGAGCTGCAGGCGCTGTGCTTTTTGGCCGGCGCAAATTCGATCTTCATCGGCGACGTGTTGTTGACCACGAAGAATCCGGAACGCGAGCGCGACGCAAATTTGCTGCACCGGCTCGGCATCCTGTCCGGGCTTACTCAAGTGAAACAGGGCAGCGACCACGCTTCCCGCAAACTCAAGTGTAAGTAA
- a CDS encoding GntR family transcriptional regulator, with translation MIVSDENTTTAARIAGSIGERIIDGALQPDAPLRQDHVAREFNSSHVPVREAFRQLEAQHLVVAQPRRGVRVAPLDTNSMREIAEMRAALEVVALRNAAPKLTSAHLARIELALIEGDNAVTIQDFEMANRAFHHALVAPCAMPRLLASLDGLQLANSRLVFAMARSAGWRPRSNQDHRLILQALRARNVDQACNLLARHIQTIERLALSVS, from the coding sequence ATGATCGTCTCTGATGAAAACACGACGACTGCGGCGCGCATTGCGGGCTCAATTGGAGAGCGCATTATCGATGGCGCGCTGCAGCCAGATGCTCCACTCCGGCAGGATCATGTTGCGCGGGAATTCAATTCGAGCCACGTCCCGGTTCGCGAGGCTTTTCGGCAACTGGAGGCCCAACATCTTGTTGTAGCTCAGCCTCGCCGCGGCGTGCGGGTCGCCCCGCTCGATACCAACTCGATGAGGGAGATCGCCGAGATGCGCGCGGCGCTCGAGGTCGTCGCATTGCGCAACGCAGCTCCAAAGCTCACATCGGCTCATTTGGCACGGATCGAGCTTGCCCTGATCGAAGGCGACAATGCCGTGACCATTCAGGATTTTGAAATGGCCAACCGCGCCTTTCACCACGCGCTGGTGGCGCCCTGCGCGATGCCGCGCCTGCTCGCCAGCCTCGACGGACTACAGCTTGCAAATTCTCGACTGGTATTTGCAATGGCGCGAAGCGCCGGCTGGCGACCGCGGTCCAATCAGGATCACCGGCTGATTCTGCAGGCACTGCGAGCGCGCAACGTCGATCAAGCCTGTAACCTGCTCGCGCGGCACATTCAAACGATCGAGCGTCTTGCCCTTTCCGTTTCCTGA
- a CDS encoding Dabb family protein, which translates to MIRHIVLFSAKDEAQIDQIVEGLSVLTTIPHSRRLEVARNRKSDQLGNDIDVVVYGEFDNETELAAYKAHDLYQESIRRVRPLRELRFAADYNVAADARLSSRQ; encoded by the coding sequence ATGATTCGTCACATCGTGCTGTTCAGCGCCAAGGATGAGGCCCAGATCGACCAAATCGTCGAAGGTCTATCGGTTCTCACCACAATCCCACATTCACGCCGGCTCGAGGTTGCTCGCAACCGCAAGAGCGACCAGCTCGGCAACGATATCGACGTCGTGGTCTATGGTGAGTTCGACAACGAGACGGAACTCGCGGCTTACAAGGCGCATGATCTTTACCAGGAATCGATCAGGCGGGTACGACCACTCCGGGAGCTGCGGTTTGCGGCCGACTACAATGTAGCAGCGGATGCACGTTTGAGCTCACGGCAGTGA
- the pabB gene encoding aminodeoxychorismate synthase component I, whose protein sequence is MHVRELQWIEPVTAMLRLAHRANLTFLDSAARHEQLGRYSYLSCDPFCTYTVLEGQARCNGEACEGDPWRVLGALLAKYPQEHCPDLPPFQGGAAGFFAYDLNRTLERLAVPAIPGQRLPQSVLHFYDVVVSFDHRDNRSWIVSTGWPEQCPARRSARARRRADEFAALLASPKTPRDVPCGGVGAWHSNFSRESYIAAVQRVIDLILAGDVFQANIAQRFSAKASSCFDPLTFYCQLRSLNPAPFGALLRYGRLSIASSSPERFLKLGGRLVETRPIKGTIARSADSKEDQRRAEILIASEKDRAENIMIVDLLRNDLSRVCTPHSIEVPALCNLETFASVHHLVSIVTGELAGGQDAVSLLRACFPGGSITGAPKVRSMEIIAELERVARELYCGAIGFIGFNGHMDTNVAIRTVTIDDNLAVFHAGSGITAMSDPEAEYEETLAKAQRIFEAFRAERSGDF, encoded by the coding sequence ATGCACGTCCGCGAGCTGCAGTGGATCGAGCCCGTTACAGCAATGCTACGTCTCGCGCATCGAGCGAACCTTACGTTTCTCGATAGCGCAGCGAGGCATGAGCAGCTGGGGCGCTACTCATATCTGAGCTGCGATCCATTCTGCACCTACACGGTCCTGGAAGGACAAGCGCGCTGCAACGGAGAGGCTTGCGAGGGCGATCCATGGAGAGTTCTTGGCGCCCTGCTGGCCAAGTATCCGCAAGAACATTGTCCCGATCTCCCACCGTTCCAGGGAGGAGCAGCCGGTTTTTTTGCTTACGACCTGAACAGAACACTGGAGCGATTGGCGGTGCCGGCAATTCCTGGCCAGCGCTTGCCCCAATCTGTCCTGCATTTCTATGACGTGGTGGTCAGCTTCGACCACCGCGACAACAGAAGCTGGATCGTTTCTACCGGATGGCCGGAGCAGTGTCCCGCACGTCGCAGCGCGCGCGCCCGCCGCCGAGCCGATGAGTTTGCAGCGCTGCTCGCCAGCCCAAAGACGCCGCGGGATGTGCCCTGCGGCGGTGTGGGCGCCTGGCACTCAAATTTCAGCCGCGAGAGCTATATTGCGGCGGTACAGCGCGTCATCGACTTGATCCTGGCCGGAGACGTCTTCCAGGCCAACATCGCGCAGCGCTTCAGCGCCAAGGCGTCAAGTTGCTTCGATCCCCTCACCTTCTACTGCCAGCTACGATCACTGAACCCGGCGCCCTTCGGAGCGCTCCTGCGCTATGGCAGGCTGAGCATCGCATCGAGCTCGCCCGAACGTTTCCTCAAGCTTGGCGGACGGCTCGTCGAAACCCGCCCCATCAAGGGTACGATCGCGCGTTCCGCTGATTCGAAGGAAGACCAGCGGCGAGCTGAAATCCTCATTGCCTCGGAAAAGGACCGTGCCGAGAACATCATGATCGTCGACCTCCTGCGTAATGATCTGTCTCGTGTTTGCACGCCCCATTCGATCGAGGTCCCAGCGCTGTGCAACCTCGAGACCTTTGCCTCGGTGCACCACCTCGTCTCGATAGTTACGGGTGAACTGGCAGGAGGCCAAGACGCTGTTTCCTTACTTCGGGCTTGCTTTCCCGGCGGCTCCATTACCGGGGCGCCAAAGGTACGATCCATGGAAATCATTGCGGAACTCGAGCGTGTGGCGCGCGAGCTCTATTGCGGGGCGATCGGCTTCATCGGCTTCAACGGGCACATGGACACAAACGTTGCGATCCGCACCGTAACGATCGACGACAATCTGGCTGTCTTTCATGCAGGCAGCGGCATCACGGCCATGTCGGACCCAGAGGCCGAGTACGAGGAGACGCTCGCCAAGGCGCAGCGCATCTTCGAAGCGTTTCGTGCTGAACGATCCGGTGACTTTTGA
- a CDS encoding aminodeoxychorismate/anthranilate synthase component II, with protein sequence MIVIIDNYDSFVFNIARYFQGLGEATEVIRNDVISIRDLVGLRPRAVVISPGPRTPIEAGISMAVVRELSGRVPILGICLGHQCIGSVFGGGVARARRPMHGRSSYVTHDGRGLFKDLRSPLCVGRYHSLVVELDEACAPYLTVTARSDEGEIMALAHRSQPTFGVQFHPESILTEQGHMLLMNFLRLAEAFWALREGTHVFSSDADVRQPHQRDKRAK encoded by the coding sequence TTGATTGTGATCATCGACAATTACGACTCCTTCGTCTTCAACATTGCCCGCTATTTCCAAGGGCTTGGTGAGGCAACGGAGGTGATCCGGAACGACGTGATCAGCATCAGGGACCTTGTTGGATTGCGGCCGCGTGCAGTGGTCATCTCCCCCGGCCCACGCACGCCCATCGAGGCCGGAATATCTATGGCCGTCGTCCGCGAGCTTTCAGGTCGCGTCCCAATTCTCGGCATTTGCCTCGGTCACCAGTGCATCGGGAGCGTTTTCGGCGGAGGCGTGGCGCGTGCACGTCGCCCTATGCACGGTCGGTCCTCGTATGTCACGCATGATGGTCGAGGACTGTTCAAGGATCTCCGATCCCCACTTTGCGTTGGCCGCTACCATTCTCTTGTTGTTGAGCTCGACGAGGCATGCGCGCCGTATCTCACGGTGACAGCGCGTTCGGACGAAGGCGAGATCATGGCGCTCGCACATCGGTCTCAACCGACGTTTGGCGTGCAGTTCCATCCGGAATCGATCCTCACGGAGCAAGGGCACATGCTGCTGATGAACTTCTTGCGCCTGGCGGAGGCTTTCTGGGCGCTACGTGAAGGGACACATGTCTTCAGTTCTGATGCCGACGTACGGCAGCCCCATCAGCGAGATAAGCGAGCGAAATAG